The following proteins are encoded in a genomic region of Candidatus Moraniibacteriota bacterium:
- the infA gene encoding translation initiation factor IF-1 — MPLKQEKEIIKIEGVVIETLPSTTFKVRLDNGHEVLAHISGRMRVNYIRLLPGDRVLMEMSPYDLTKGRITQRI, encoded by the coding sequence ATGCCGTTAAAACAAGAGAAGGAAATAATAAAAATAGAAGGTGTTGTTATAGAAACACTGCCAAGTACTACGTTTAAGGTGCGTTTAGATAATGGGCATGAAGTCCTTGCGCATATTTCTGGAAGAATGAGGGTTAATTATATAAGATTGCTGCCGGGAGACAGGGTATTAATGGAAATGAGTCCTTATGATTTAACTAAAGGTAGAATAACACAGAGAATATAA
- the rpsM gene encoding 30S ribosomal protein S13 gives MVRIAGINLPDEKIIEVALTYVYGIGPSTSKKILKLLDIDPKTRTNLLSGADANKLRDEIEKKYKVEGELKHEVKTNIKRLKEVGSYRGIRHVRGLPVRGQRTKTNSRTVRGNVRRTMGSGRRTESKT, from the coding sequence ATGGTACGTATTGCTGGAATAAATCTTCCCGATGAAAAGATAATAGAGGTGGCTCTAACTTATGTTTATGGCATAGGACCTTCAACGAGTAAAAAAATTTTAAAACTTCTGGATATAGATCCTAAAACTAGGACAAATTTGTTATCAGGTGCAGACGCAAATAAATTACGTGATGAAATAGAAAAAAAATATAAAGTTGAAGGAGAATTGAAACATGAAGTAAAAACTAATATTAAAAGACTAAAAGAAGTTGGAAGTTATCGCGGTATTAGACATGTGCGTGGTTTGCCAGTGAGAGGGCAAAGAACGAAAACTAATAGCAGAACAGTCAGGGGAAATGTTCGAAGAACAATGGGAAGCGGACGAAGGACAGAATCTAAGACTTAA
- the rpmJ gene encoding 50S ribosomal protein L36, producing MKVRASVKKICAKCKIVKRKGKVYVICSTPKHKQRQG from the coding sequence ATGAAAGTAAGAGCATCGGTTAAAAAAATATGTGCTAAGTGCAAAATTGTAAAGCGTAAAGGAAAGGTTTATGTTATTTGTAGCACTCCAAAGCACAAACAAAGACAAGGATAA
- the rpsK gene encoding 30S ribosomal protein S11, with protein MEENSETEIKKKKKKIKRQISKGQAHIKCTYNNTMVMISDMNGAMIGWSSSGLLGFKGAKKATPYAATQVVQDVTEKVKKYGVQELEVFVKGVGSGRESAIRSLVNRGFDLVSIKDETPIPHNGCRPKKPRRV; from the coding sequence ATTGAGGAAAATTCAGAAACTGAAATAAAAAAGAAAAAAAAGAAGATTAAGCGACAAATTAGCAAGGGACAAGCGCATATAAAATGCACCTATAATAATACAATGGTGATGATTTCAGACATGAACGGAGCGATGATAGGGTGGTCGAGTTCTGGATTATTAGGATTTAAGGGTGCCAAAAAAGCTACTCCTTATGCAGCGACACAGGTAGTACAGGATGTTACCGAAAAAGTGAAAAAATATGGAGTACAAGAATTAGAAGTCTTTGTTAAAGGGGTGGGTAGTGGCCGAGAATCAGCTATAAGATCTTTGGTGAATCGAGGATTCGATCTTGTTTCCATCAAAGATGAAACACCGATTCCTCATAACGGATGTCGTCCAAAAAAACCGAGAAGAGTGTAA